From a region of the Chitinophaga caseinilytica genome:
- a CDS encoding SusC/RagA family TonB-linked outer membrane protein, translating to MKLTAAFLLAFCLQISAKTFSQNVTISQRNVSLEKIFRAIKKQTGYAFFYDESLLRKAGSVSLDVTNERLETVLDLCFARQPLGYTIVGNTVVVKEKAMADVAEARFAEVRGVVSDSTGLRLQGVTVRVKGTTRGTSTNARGEFTVEAKAGDVLQFSFIGFTNQEVTVGASLQVNIVLRENSQTLENVVVTALGITKKDRKLGYALTTVKGEEVQRANTISPITALQGKVAGLNINVMGAAGVQSSPSIIIRGAKSLDKNNQPIFVVDGMVIETNTYDADGVDQGSQLKNLNPDDYESITVLKGAAATSLYGTRGANGAIVITSKKGSSGQGIGVSFNSTYQSQVIYRNGLPLQDVYGSGSAFFREGNWKPDGTQVSTSYSFGPKMDGSMHPSIYDPTKMVPFSPQANNWKTFFQNGNYINNNVAISGGSDNVTYRLSYSNLRNDGTLPNNQVKRNNFDFRTTGKINNVFSLEAGATYALTDARNPYGQGRYYWTGGENLGFLTYYSVPRNTDLADWKANYRLPDNSMRSYGYSQYDNVVNAAFNRFDNRDNNRREKSLLAYLQLKAQLNEWIDVSAKANINSYKIFSEQKEKGSGKFHSGGYYSVGGDYRSSYNYLFMAHGARKALNGDLDIDVRLYNEYYGNGVREEYGANTNGGLIVPNVFTLTNSVNDITNQRRYSYRSPDSRAAAVGAILNFGWKDYLNLELTGRNDWLSSLMYPEGVPGENNFSVFYPSVNVSWAFSDMWKSAMPTWLSFGKLRASLAWVGKGTDPYQTSFGSYLQGTTLNGAGQSVVTATMQNANVLPIMDLKPEIQRSLELGTNLSFLNDRVSLDFAWYRTNTFNQIITIPNPIETGYSLRRINAGNIQNQGIEVLVNVTPVRSKNFRWDVSANFTRNRGKIISLHPSLQARELMGDYDGAGVWAYEGGDFGVLTANSSWRERDPATGFPLISVGGYAESTDPETKHKFMQYSWVPKQFKPGERQTIGRVEPDWLAGVNTNLRYKDFQLYMQVDARVGGKAYSEAYNYGMQRGNLLNSLQYRDQENGGVARTDSYNGKTIYDGAVPDAVFRAGEKSPINGKDIGGMTFRQAYEAGLVEPWKAASYYLNSYGWGTYLDNGSVTDVSWVMLREVSLGYQVPKAIVSKIRMKGAGLRFTARNIGYLYNGLNGGQNPESLQSNNPFNPMITGAVPFSRNYAVTLNISF from the coding sequence ATGAAGCTGACAGCCGCCTTTCTCCTGGCTTTCTGTTTGCAGATCAGCGCCAAAACCTTTTCCCAGAACGTGACGATTTCGCAGCGGAATGTATCACTGGAAAAGATTTTCCGTGCCATCAAGAAGCAAACCGGGTATGCATTTTTTTATGACGAATCGCTGCTCCGCAAAGCCGGAAGCGTTTCCCTGGACGTCACCAACGAACGCCTGGAAACGGTGCTGGACCTCTGCTTCGCCCGGCAGCCGCTGGGTTACACCATCGTAGGGAATACGGTGGTGGTGAAGGAAAAAGCAATGGCAGACGTGGCGGAAGCGCGGTTCGCGGAAGTGCGCGGCGTGGTGTCTGACTCCACCGGCCTGCGGCTCCAGGGCGTTACCGTTCGCGTGAAAGGCACCACGCGCGGAACGTCTACCAACGCCCGCGGCGAGTTCACCGTAGAGGCGAAGGCCGGAGACGTGCTCCAGTTCAGCTTCATCGGCTTCACCAACCAGGAAGTGACCGTAGGCGCCAGCCTCCAGGTCAATATCGTGCTCCGCGAAAACTCGCAGACGCTCGAAAACGTAGTGGTAACAGCGCTCGGCATCACGAAAAAAGACCGCAAGCTCGGATATGCGCTCACCACCGTTAAAGGGGAAGAAGTACAGCGCGCCAACACGATTTCTCCCATTACCGCGCTCCAGGGCAAGGTGGCCGGCCTCAACATCAACGTGATGGGCGCGGCCGGAGTACAATCGTCGCCCTCCATCATCATCCGCGGCGCCAAATCGCTGGACAAAAACAACCAGCCGATTTTCGTGGTCGATGGTATGGTGATCGAAACCAATACTTACGATGCAGACGGGGTAGACCAGGGCTCCCAGCTCAAGAACCTCAACCCGGACGATTATGAAAGCATCACCGTGCTCAAGGGCGCTGCGGCCACGAGCCTTTACGGCACCCGCGGGGCTAACGGCGCGATCGTCATCACGTCCAAGAAAGGCTCCTCCGGGCAGGGGATCGGCGTTTCGTTCAACAGCACTTACCAGTCGCAGGTAATTTACCGCAACGGCCTCCCCCTGCAAGACGTCTACGGCTCCGGCTCCGCGTTTTTCCGCGAAGGCAACTGGAAGCCCGATGGCACGCAGGTTTCCACCTCCTACAGCTTCGGCCCGAAAATGGACGGCAGCATGCACCCCTCCATTTACGATCCCACCAAAATGGTCCCTTTTTCCCCACAGGCCAATAATTGGAAAACCTTCTTCCAGAACGGGAACTATATCAACAACAACGTCGCCATTTCCGGCGGCAGCGATAACGTGACGTACCGCCTTTCCTATTCCAACCTCCGGAACGACGGAACGCTCCCCAACAACCAGGTGAAAAGGAACAACTTCGACTTCCGCACCACCGGTAAGATCAATAACGTATTTTCCCTGGAAGCCGGCGCCACCTATGCTTTGACGGATGCCCGCAATCCTTACGGACAAGGCCGTTACTACTGGACCGGCGGCGAAAACCTCGGCTTCCTCACGTATTATTCCGTACCGCGCAATACCGATCTGGCCGACTGGAAAGCGAATTACCGCCTGCCCGATAACTCCATGCGCTCTTATGGTTATTCGCAGTACGACAACGTCGTGAACGCTGCCTTCAACCGGTTCGACAACCGCGATAACAATCGCCGTGAGAAATCACTGCTGGCGTACCTGCAACTGAAAGCGCAGCTGAACGAATGGATCGATGTGTCTGCGAAAGCCAACATCAACAGCTATAAAATCTTCTCCGAACAGAAGGAAAAAGGCAGCGGGAAATTCCATTCCGGTGGCTATTATTCCGTAGGCGGCGATTACCGCTCTTCCTACAACTACCTGTTCATGGCCCATGGCGCCCGCAAAGCCCTGAACGGCGATCTCGACATCGATGTTCGCCTGTACAACGAGTATTACGGCAACGGCGTGCGCGAAGAATATGGCGCCAATACCAACGGCGGCCTCATCGTTCCCAACGTGTTCACGCTCACCAACTCCGTAAACGATATCACGAACCAGCGCCGCTACAGCTACCGTTCGCCAGATTCGCGCGCCGCAGCCGTGGGCGCGATCCTGAACTTCGGCTGGAAAGATTATCTGAACCTGGAACTGACAGGCCGTAACGACTGGCTGTCTTCCCTCATGTATCCCGAAGGCGTGCCGGGCGAAAACAATTTCTCCGTATTCTATCCTTCCGTGAACGTGTCCTGGGCTTTCAGCGACATGTGGAAAAGCGCTATGCCTACCTGGCTGAGCTTCGGCAAGCTGCGTGCTTCGCTGGCCTGGGTGGGTAAAGGCACGGACCCTTACCAGACGAGCTTCGGCAGCTACCTGCAGGGCACTACCCTCAACGGCGCCGGCCAGTCTGTAGTAACGGCCACCATGCAGAACGCGAACGTACTGCCCATCATGGACCTGAAGCCCGAGATCCAGCGTTCCCTGGAACTGGGTACCAACCTCTCGTTCCTGAACGACCGTGTGAGCCTGGACTTTGCCTGGTACCGTACCAACACTTTCAACCAGATCATCACCATCCCCAACCCGATCGAGACCGGGTATAGCCTCCGCCGTATCAATGCCGGCAATATCCAGAACCAGGGGATCGAAGTGCTGGTGAACGTGACGCCCGTGCGCAGCAAGAACTTCCGCTGGGACGTGTCCGCCAACTTCACCCGCAACCGCGGCAAGATCATTTCCCTGCACCCGTCGCTGCAAGCGCGCGAGCTCATGGGCGATTATGATGGCGCAGGCGTTTGGGCTTATGAAGGCGGCGATTTTGGTGTGCTGACCGCCAACTCCTCCTGGCGCGAGCGCGACCCGGCCACCGGGTTCCCGCTGATCAGCGTGGGCGGTTATGCAGAAAGCACAGACCCCGAAACGAAACATAAATTCATGCAGTATTCCTGGGTGCCGAAGCAGTTCAAGCCCGGTGAGCGCCAAACCATCGGCCGCGTAGAGCCCGATTGGCTGGCTGGTGTGAACACCAATCTGCGTTATAAGGATTTCCAGTTGTACATGCAGGTGGATGCGCGCGTAGGCGGCAAGGCTTACTCCGAAGCCTACAACTACGGCATGCAGCGGGGTAACCTCCTCAACAGCCTCCAGTACCGCGACCAGGAAAACGGCGGCGTGGCCCGTACGGATTCTTACAACGGCAAAACGATTTACGATGGCGCCGTTCCCGATGCAGTGTTCAGAGCGGGTGAGAAATCTCCCATCAATGGCAAGGATATCGGTGGCATGACGTTCAGACAGGCATATGAAGCCGGTCTCGTAGAGCCCTGGAAAGCCGCCAGCTATTACCTGAACTCCTATGGCTGGGGCACTTATCTCGACAACGGCTCCGTTACCGACGTATCGTGGGTGATGCTCCGCGAAGTTTCGCTGGGCTACCAGGTGCCGAAAGCCATCGTGAGCAAAATCCGCATGAAAGGCGCAGGCCTCCGGTTCACGGCGCGCAATATCGGGTACCTGTACAACGGCCTGAACGGTGGACAGAACCCCGAATCGCTGCAGAGCAACAACCCCTTCAATCCCATGATCACCGGGGCTGTACCGTTCTCCCGCAATTACGCCGTAACCCTTAACATCAGTTTCTAA
- a CDS encoding glycine betaine ABC transporter substrate-binding protein, translating into MYKILVEGNTELSISSKTGLGGTKICFDALTNDQIDFYPEYTGTGLLVILQEPLTDNLRHKDSAYNFVRRQFDQKYGLQWLQPIGFNNAYALMMREEAARKMGIRSISDLTRFLDTQKN; encoded by the coding sequence ATGTATAAAATCCTGGTGGAAGGGAACACGGAATTGTCAATTTCTTCGAAAACCGGGCTGGGTGGCACGAAAATTTGTTTTGATGCATTGACGAATGATCAGATCGACTTCTATCCGGAATATACCGGCACGGGCCTGCTCGTCATTTTGCAGGAACCCCTGACCGATAACCTCCGGCATAAAGACAGCGCCTATAATTTCGTGCGCCGGCAATTCGATCAGAAATACGGACTGCAATGGCTGCAGCCCATCGGTTTCAACAACGCATACGCACTGATGATGCGGGAAGAAGCGGCCCGGAAGATGGGTATCCGCAGCATTTCCGATCTCACGCGTTTCCTGGATACGCAAAAAAACTGA
- a CDS encoding SusD/RagB family nutrient-binding outer membrane lipoprotein, with product MKHFNKLAMGLVLTGIMTQSCKKDFQEANTNPQALNDTKPEFLFTAATMDYSMAGRSMLISKYGSSLRYMQYITPDVVDKDAMEGAFCDPGKTTFPSPSGSFYSDYFTSTGRDYNRIIAKIDKMEEGAVKKGYANLRSVCEIMNTYDAWKVSDIYGGLPYSQAFKVTEFPTPKFDFGWDLYKNFDNSLKAAVVALSATVDAEQIPFVKQDFFFNGDKDKWIRFANTLRIKIAQRYEKRDAAHLTAVLTDIATNFGGKIISKQEESFGYTNTRDWNNNIDDIDGIQNGYVASFAFVEFLRSTNDPRLPLLVRQNDWGTNYAGYNDVKANGTAAAKATLDSAAVNYSRYVGKHVFSASASAPYGWEGQTKTKQFTVTSGSGTATRTLSYISLINTRLFVKNGGFKVGNPSLHLDETVVDGGTIPMRTNLLNYAEACFMMAEIAAKGGNGLGKSAAQWYNDGVTASFDFYKQKGISQNLPGAADAVLGDFLTRYPYAGLASIYSQAWVNYLTQPEESWAMWKRTGYPQFDDYRAGAANKIGDGSGIAYLENLFNGSTNLTIPRRYILPVTTVQMAGSLEAAINDMKSKDAAYGNDRLDSRGRIWWDKQ from the coding sequence ATGAAGCATTTCAATAAACTGGCAATGGGCCTTGTGCTGACCGGCATCATGACGCAGAGCTGCAAAAAGGATTTCCAGGAAGCCAACACGAACCCGCAGGCCCTTAACGACACCAAGCCCGAGTTCCTCTTCACCGCCGCCACCATGGACTATTCCATGGCCGGCCGCAGCATGCTCATCTCCAAATACGGATCATCGCTCCGGTATATGCAATACATCACGCCCGACGTTGTCGATAAAGACGCAATGGAAGGCGCTTTCTGCGATCCGGGGAAAACTACGTTCCCCAGCCCCTCCGGCAGCTTCTATTCCGACTACTTCACTTCCACCGGCCGCGATTATAACCGCATCATCGCTAAAATCGACAAGATGGAAGAAGGCGCCGTGAAGAAAGGGTACGCCAACCTGCGCTCCGTTTGCGAGATCATGAACACCTACGACGCCTGGAAAGTGTCTGACATTTACGGCGGTCTGCCTTACAGCCAGGCCTTCAAGGTAACGGAATTCCCCACGCCGAAATTCGACTTCGGATGGGACCTGTACAAGAATTTCGATAACTCCCTGAAAGCGGCCGTAGTAGCACTGTCTGCTACCGTAGACGCAGAACAGATCCCGTTCGTGAAACAGGATTTCTTCTTCAACGGTGATAAAGACAAATGGATCCGTTTCGCCAATACATTGCGCATCAAGATCGCACAACGCTATGAAAAGCGCGACGCAGCACACCTGACAGCGGTGTTGACGGATATTGCCACCAACTTCGGCGGAAAGATCATCTCCAAACAGGAAGAATCTTTCGGATATACCAACACCCGCGACTGGAATAACAATATCGACGATATCGACGGCATCCAGAACGGATACGTAGCCTCGTTCGCCTTCGTGGAATTCCTTCGCTCCACCAACGATCCGCGCCTGCCGCTGCTCGTTCGCCAGAACGACTGGGGCACCAACTATGCCGGTTACAACGACGTGAAAGCCAACGGCACCGCGGCCGCCAAAGCCACGCTCGATTCCGCGGCCGTAAACTACAGCCGGTACGTAGGCAAACACGTTTTCTCGGCTTCCGCCTCGGCGCCGTATGGTTGGGAAGGACAAACGAAAACCAAACAGTTCACCGTTACCTCCGGCTCCGGTACCGCCACGAGAACGCTGAGCTACATTTCCCTCATCAACACCCGGCTGTTCGTGAAAAACGGCGGCTTCAAAGTGGGGAATCCCTCGCTGCATCTCGATGAAACGGTGGTAGACGGCGGCACCATCCCCATGCGCACCAACCTGCTCAATTACGCCGAAGCCTGCTTCATGATGGCCGAAATTGCAGCGAAAGGCGGCAACGGATTGGGCAAATCCGCCGCGCAATGGTATAACGACGGGGTGACGGCTTCCTTCGATTTCTACAAGCAGAAAGGGATCAGCCAGAACCTGCCCGGCGCTGCCGACGCGGTGCTCGGCGATTTCCTCACCCGTTATCCCTACGCCGGCCTCGCCAGCATTTATTCGCAAGCCTGGGTGAATTACCTCACGCAGCCCGAAGAATCCTGGGCTATGTGGAAACGCACCGGTTATCCGCAGTTCGACGATTACCGCGCCGGCGCTGCGAACAAAATCGGCGACGGTTCGGGTATCGCGTACCTCGAAAACCTGTTCAACGGTTCTACGAACCTGACGATCCCGCGCAGGTACATTTTGCCGGTAACCACCGTGCAAATGGCCGGCAGCCTGGAAGCCGCCATCAATGATATGAAGTCGAAAGACGCCGCATATGGCAACGACCGCCTGGATTCGCGCGGCCGTATCTGGTGGGACAAACAGTAA
- the egtB gene encoding ergothioneine biosynthesis protein EgtB has protein sequence MIDVTIPTALLRHYAQVRKWTETICRPLQKEDYVVQPVEDVSPPKWHLGHTTWFFETLVLKKFLPGYIEFDPMFNFVFNSYYESLGARVIRTDRGNLSRPTVDEIYKYRKYVDSAMEQLLAQPLPEEAETLITLGCNHEQQHQELLWYDIKYILGNNPLFPPYNESPAPETPRSAPMHFIDMEAGVYEIGFAGEGFCYDNELGRHKVYLEPYAIADRPVTNGEFLAFIDAGGYREFSYWHAEGWDWVKRNNIQSPMYWHFDEGRWMNYTLQGLVPVDPAEILSHISFYEAAAFAAWKGLRLPTEFEWEAASGKFPWGQRWEWTESAYLPYPGFERVAGAVGEYNGKFMVNQKVLRGASEFTPTGHSRATYRNFFHPHLRWQLTGIRLAKTLKPSL, from the coding sequence ATGATAGACGTAACTATTCCCACGGCGCTCCTGCGGCATTACGCACAGGTACGCAAATGGACGGAAACCATTTGCCGTCCGCTACAAAAAGAGGATTATGTGGTACAACCTGTAGAAGACGTGAGCCCTCCCAAGTGGCATCTCGGGCATACCACCTGGTTCTTCGAGACGCTGGTGCTGAAAAAATTCCTGCCGGGCTACATCGAGTTCGATCCCATGTTCAACTTCGTTTTCAACAGCTATTACGAAAGCCTCGGCGCCCGCGTGATCCGGACAGACCGCGGCAACCTCAGCCGCCCCACCGTAGACGAGATCTACAAATACCGTAAATACGTGGACTCCGCCATGGAACAACTGCTCGCCCAGCCGCTCCCGGAAGAGGCCGAAACCCTCATCACGCTGGGCTGCAACCACGAACAGCAGCACCAGGAGCTGTTGTGGTACGATATCAAGTACATCCTCGGCAATAACCCGCTTTTTCCGCCGTACAACGAATCGCCCGCGCCCGAAACGCCCCGTTCCGCGCCCATGCATTTCATCGATATGGAAGCCGGCGTGTATGAGATCGGGTTTGCGGGGGAAGGGTTTTGCTACGACAACGAGCTGGGCCGGCACAAAGTTTACCTGGAGCCTTACGCCATTGCCGACCGGCCCGTCACCAACGGCGAATTCCTCGCTTTCATAGACGCCGGCGGGTACAGGGAATTCTCGTACTGGCACGCCGAAGGCTGGGACTGGGTGAAGCGCAACAACATCCAATCGCCCATGTACTGGCATTTCGACGAAGGCCGATGGATGAACTACACGCTGCAGGGCCTGGTGCCCGTGGATCCCGCTGAAATACTGTCCCACATTAGCTTTTACGAAGCCGCGGCCTTCGCCGCCTGGAAAGGTCTACGCCTGCCCACGGAATTCGAGTGGGAAGCGGCGTCCGGGAAATTCCCCTGGGGGCAGCGTTGGGAATGGACGGAAAGCGCGTATCTCCCCTATCCCGGCTTCGAGCGTGTAGCCGGAGCCGTGGGCGAATACAACGGCAAGTTCATGGTGAACCAGAAAGTGCTGCGCGGCGCATCGGAATTCACGCCCACAGGCCATAGCAGGGCTACTTACCGCAATTTCTTCCATCCGCACCTTCGCTGGCAGCTCACAGGCATCCGGCTGGCTAAAACCTTAAAACCGTCATTATGA
- a CDS encoding mercuric reductase translates to MKKYDAIIIGAGQAGTPLARKLAKAGWRTALIERRKIGGTCVNDGCTPTKTMIGAAREAYMAGRAQRFGIPSDPSHIDLRKVKARKDEIVGQAVDGLTKSIGSTKNLDYIEGQAAFSGMKTIEVNGETLQADNIFINTGARPGIPDIEGLHTVPYLTSTTILDLTETPKHLCILGAGYVAMEMGQMFRRFGAQVTLLEKNTRILGKEDEDVAAEIHKILEEDGITICCGAELRKVSTSNDQILLELNGRQLTSSHLLIAAGRTPNTGDLGLDKTGLRTTGNGIIPVNEKLETGVPGIYAMGDVKGGPAFTHISYNDYIIISKNILEQQQRTIRDRPVPYCMFTDPELGRIGLTEQEAREQGKNVLIAKIPMTKVARGVESGDTRGLMKALVDKDSGLILGAAILSVAGGEIMSVVQMAMMGGLRYDQLRDGVFAHPTFSESLNNLFMSIDP, encoded by the coding sequence GCAAGATCGGGGGCACCTGCGTGAACGACGGTTGCACACCCACCAAAACCATGATCGGGGCGGCCAGGGAAGCATATATGGCCGGGCGCGCCCAACGCTTCGGCATCCCTTCCGATCCTTCACATATCGATCTCCGCAAAGTAAAGGCACGAAAGGATGAGATCGTGGGCCAGGCGGTGGATGGGCTCACCAAATCCATCGGATCTACCAAAAATCTCGATTACATCGAAGGACAAGCCGCTTTTTCCGGTATGAAAACCATCGAAGTGAACGGAGAAACCCTCCAGGCCGACAATATCTTCATCAACACCGGCGCCCGCCCCGGCATCCCGGATATCGAAGGCCTCCACACCGTGCCCTATCTCACTTCCACCACCATCCTCGACCTCACGGAAACGCCCAAACATCTTTGCATTCTCGGCGCGGGGTATGTGGCCATGGAAATGGGACAAATGTTCAGGCGCTTCGGCGCCCAGGTAACCCTGCTGGAAAAGAATACCCGCATCCTCGGGAAAGAAGACGAAGACGTGGCGGCCGAAATCCATAAAATCCTCGAAGAAGACGGCATCACGATCTGCTGCGGCGCCGAACTGCGGAAGGTCTCAACGTCCAACGATCAGATATTGCTGGAACTGAACGGACGCCAGCTGACCTCCAGCCATTTGCTCATCGCCGCCGGCCGGACGCCCAACACCGGCGACCTCGGGCTGGACAAAACCGGCCTCCGCACCACCGGCAACGGCATCATCCCCGTCAACGAAAAACTGGAGACCGGCGTGCCCGGCATTTACGCCATGGGCGATGTGAAAGGCGGGCCGGCATTCACGCACATCTCTTACAACGATTACATCATCATTTCCAAAAACATACTCGAACAGCAACAACGAACGATCCGGGACCGGCCCGTACCTTACTGCATGTTTACCGACCCCGAGCTCGGCCGCATCGGGCTTACCGAGCAGGAAGCGCGGGAACAGGGGAAGAACGTGCTCATCGCCAAAATCCCCATGACGAAAGTGGCGCGCGGCGTGGAATCGGGAGATACGCGGGGCTTGATGAAAGCCTTGGTGGACAAGGATTCCGGCCTGATACTCGGCGCCGCCATCCTCAGCGTGGCGGGCGGCGAAATTATGTCCGTAGTGCAAATGGCCATGATGGGCGGGCTCCGCTACGACCAACTGCGCGACGGCGTTTTCGCCCATCCAACGTTCTCGGAATCGCTCAATAACCTGTTCATGTCTATCGACCCATGA
- the egtD gene encoding L-histidine N(alpha)-methyltransferase has product MRTVTATPAPPLSRARQAFLRDVLEGLQAHPKRLHSKYFYDAAGDALFQQIMHCPEYYLTRCEMEILERQSPAIVSAIRAVAPQADLVELGAGDASKSVHLLREWMRAGMGERYFPIDISSNIIRHLQETLPERIPGLDVQGLNGEYMDMLAKSGQAAGCARVVMFMGSSIGNFTPEEAVGFLGEVRRQLRPGDMLLIGFDLQKNPRQVLDAYNDRQGLTRDFNLNLLTRINRELDADFERDQFLHYPTYDPSSGACKSFLISLRDQAVHIGGALIRFRKDEPVFMEISQKYTPEGIRELAARTGFSPIRNFTDEKGWFVDALWLAK; this is encoded by the coding sequence ATGAGAACAGTAACCGCAACACCGGCGCCACCGCTTTCCCGGGCGCGCCAGGCTTTCCTCCGCGACGTGCTGGAAGGGCTGCAGGCGCATCCCAAAAGGCTGCATTCGAAATACTTTTACGATGCCGCCGGCGACGCACTGTTTCAGCAGATCATGCATTGCCCCGAATATTATCTCACGCGCTGCGAGATGGAAATCCTCGAAAGGCAGTCGCCCGCCATCGTCAGCGCCATCCGCGCCGTGGCGCCGCAGGCCGACCTGGTGGAGCTGGGGGCGGGAGACGCTTCCAAGTCTGTGCACCTTTTGCGGGAATGGATGCGCGCGGGGATGGGGGAACGGTATTTCCCCATCGACATATCTTCCAACATTATCCGTCATTTGCAGGAAACGCTGCCGGAAAGGATTCCCGGGCTCGACGTGCAGGGCCTCAACGGCGAGTACATGGACATGCTGGCCAAATCCGGCCAGGCTGCCGGCTGCGCGCGGGTAGTGATGTTCATGGGCAGCAGCATCGGGAATTTTACGCCGGAGGAAGCCGTGGGGTTCCTCGGCGAGGTGCGCCGGCAGCTGCGCCCGGGAGATATGCTGTTGATCGGTTTCGATCTCCAGAAAAACCCGCGTCAGGTTCTGGATGCGTATAACGATCGCCAGGGCCTCACCCGCGACTTCAACCTGAACCTGCTCACCCGTATCAACCGCGAGCTGGACGCTGATTTCGAGCGGGATCAATTCCTGCACTATCCGACGTACGACCCCTCGTCCGGCGCCTGCAAAAGTTTCCTCATCAGCCTCCGCGACCAGGCCGTTCACATCGGCGGTGCATTGATCCGTTTCAGGAAGGATGAGCCCGTGTTCATGGAGATCTCGCAGAAATACACACCGGAAGGCATCCGCGAGCTCGCCGCGCGAACGGGCTTCTCTCCCATCCGCAATTTCACGGACGAAAAAGGCTGGTTCGTTGATGCGCTTTGGCTCGCCAAATAA
- a CDS encoding ABC transporter ATP-binding protein encodes MIEASQLNKSFDGRVAVQDVSFRVPEGGRLMLLGTSGSGKTTTLRMLNRLIDPDGGTVLFRGQDTRTFRPEILRRQMGYVMQQYGLFPHYTVAENIAIVPRLLHWDKPRIRRRTEDLLRQLGLSWDAHAHQYPNQLSGGQQQRVGLARALAADPPVLLMDEPFGALDPVTRTRIRQEFLELDEFKSKTVVMVTHDIRDALELGDHIGIMDKGRIIQMGTPDELQQNPANDFVAAFLHGQTDAS; translated from the coding sequence ATGATTGAAGCCAGCCAACTTAACAAATCCTTCGACGGCCGCGTGGCGGTGCAGGACGTTTCCTTCCGCGTGCCGGAAGGCGGGCGCCTCATGCTGCTGGGCACCAGCGGCAGCGGCAAAACCACCACCCTCCGGATGCTCAACCGCCTCATCGACCCCGACGGCGGCACCGTACTCTTCCGCGGACAGGACACGCGTACCTTCCGCCCGGAGATCCTCCGCAGGCAAATGGGTTACGTGATGCAGCAATACGGGCTGTTCCCCCATTACACCGTCGCCGAAAACATCGCCATCGTGCCGCGGCTATTACATTGGGACAAGCCCCGCATCCGACGGCGCACCGAAGACCTGCTCCGGCAGCTCGGTCTTTCCTGGGACGCCCACGCCCATCAATATCCCAACCAGCTCAGCGGCGGGCAACAGCAGCGTGTGGGCCTGGCGCGCGCGCTGGCGGCCGATCCGCCGGTATTGCTCATGGACGAGCCCTTCGGCGCCCTCGATCCCGTCACCCGCACCCGCATCCGCCAGGAGTTCCTGGAGCTGGACGAATTCAAAAGCAAAACGGTGGTGATGGTAACACATGACATCCGCGATGCGCTCGAACTGGGCGATCATATCGGCATTATGGACAAAGGCCGGATCATCCAGATGGGCACGCCCGACGAATTGCAGCAAAACCCCGCGAACGATTTCGTGGCGGCATTCCTTCACGGCCAAACCGATGCGTCATGA